In Candidatus Poribacteria bacterium, a single genomic region encodes these proteins:
- a CDS encoding OmpA family protein, with amino-acid sequence MISRTAFTIIALLGVALVVSSCGKLDQEEFEMWKNEHVSQMEQADADMSNKITMLDSKVDQQGKDLTEAISRAKDEAIAASQQGDADTIAAGMQNAKEMDAQLRADLTKSIDMQGQEAMDFAKGEAAKLQKQLESHGEADKAQDAAIKQLESKVMALEEGLAMVAEEVAAAPTLLVTVTFASGRTSLSSDGQQMLDGIVEQLTEASDAKVKVVGHADGMPVLRGSYRSNWDLSQARANSAAKYLQSKGIDAGRIEAVGKAHTDPVAPQNTAAGRAMNRRVEVILVPAHSHNHPH; translated from the coding sequence ATGATAAGTAGAACCGCTTTCACAATTATCGCTCTTCTGGGTGTTGCCCTTGTTGTGAGTAGTTGCGGCAAGTTAGATCAGGAAGAGTTTGAAATGTGGAAGAATGAACATGTCTCGCAGATGGAACAAGCTGACGCAGACATGTCAAACAAGATTACAATGCTGGATAGCAAGGTTGATCAGCAAGGCAAAGATCTAACTGAAGCGATCTCCAGAGCAAAAGATGAAGCAATTGCTGCATCTCAGCAAGGGGATGCTGATACCATTGCTGCTGGCATGCAAAATGCCAAAGAGATGGATGCGCAACTCCGCGCCGACCTAACGAAGTCTATTGATATGCAAGGGCAAGAAGCGATGGACTTTGCCAAAGGCGAAGCTGCCAAACTTCAAAAACAACTTGAGTCCCACGGAGAAGCCGATAAAGCCCAAGATGCAGCGATAAAGCAGCTGGAATCTAAAGTCATGGCTTTGGAAGAAGGTTTAGCCATGGTAGCAGAAGAGGTTGCCGCAGCACCGACACTGTTGGTCACCGTCACTTTCGCCAGCGGACGCACCAGTTTATCCAGCGACGGACAGCAGATGCTTGACGGTATCGTTGAACAACTCACGGAAGCTTCGGATGCGAAGGTTAAGGTTGTTGGACACGCCGATGGTATGCCAGTCCTGAGGGGAAGTTATAGAAGCAATTGGGATCTCTCACAGGCACGCGCAAACTCCGCTGCAAAGTACCTGCAATCCAAAGGAATCGATGCTGGCAGAATTGAGGCTGTTGGCAAAGCGCATACCGATCCTGTTGCGCCACAGAACACTGCCGCTGGCAGAGCTATGAATCGTCGGGTCGAAGTTATTCTGGTTCCTGCACATAGCCATAACCATCCACATTAA
- a CDS encoding phytanoyl-CoA dioxygenase family protein, which yields MRLTKEQCETYQAQGVLIVKNALTDEDLQPVIDEISDWISERALALKQEGKIENLYEDDPFDRRFGKLLAQSGEMVSGLDIMHYRGKAIFEFLKNDNLLDVIEGIVGPEITCNPIQHLRAKPPVIDGNASWAGGVPWHQDAGVMMPEAEGSAIVTCWLPLGDSTVEMGCLQALAGITEEKGYLTHQKEGGTMIKPELMPDVEPLMLECYRGDVILLSRFTPHRSEPNTSDRCRWSLDLRYQTTGHHTGRTAHPDFIVRSRKNPETVLSEHQEWCDLWTDAFENPRGFAGHRSE from the coding sequence ATGAGACTTACGAAAGAACAGTGCGAAACCTACCAGGCACAAGGCGTATTGATCGTCAAAAATGCCTTGACTGACGAAGACCTACAGCCAGTAATTGATGAGATTTCGGATTGGATTTCGGAACGCGCCCTTGCTTTAAAACAGGAGGGTAAAATCGAAAATCTCTACGAAGATGACCCCTTTGACCGACGGTTTGGAAAATTACTCGCACAATCAGGTGAAATGGTAAGTGGCTTGGACATCATGCACTACCGTGGCAAAGCCATCTTCGAATTCCTGAAGAACGACAACCTTTTAGATGTCATTGAAGGAATTGTTGGTCCCGAAATTACGTGTAACCCGATTCAGCACCTACGTGCGAAACCGCCGGTCATAGACGGGAACGCAAGTTGGGCAGGCGGCGTTCCGTGGCACCAGGATGCTGGCGTCATGATGCCAGAGGCAGAGGGATCTGCTATCGTCACATGTTGGCTTCCGTTGGGTGATAGCACAGTAGAGATGGGATGCCTTCAAGCATTAGCGGGTATTACCGAGGAAAAGGGTTACCTGACCCATCAGAAAGAGGGCGGGACGATGATCAAACCGGAGTTGATGCCGGATGTTGAACCGCTTATGTTGGAATGTTACCGTGGTGATGTTATCCTATTGAGCCGCTTCACACCCCATCGTTCGGAACCGAACACGTCCGACCGATGCCGTTGGTCATTGGATTTACGGTATCAGACGACAGGGCATCACACCGGACGGACAGCACATCCCGATTTCATTGTGCGGAGTCGCAAAAATCCTGAAACTGTCCTGTCCGAACACCAAGAATGGTGTGACTTGTGGACAGATGCTTTTGAAAACCCGCGAGGCTTCGCAGGACATAGGTCGGAATAG
- a CDS encoding NTP transferase domain-containing protein — protein MQAIILCGGLATRLGETAKTLPKILLEIAGKTVLEWQIQLLRDVGVNSVILASGHLHDVLYERVGDAYAGMRIHYAKEEKRLGTGGAVQNAMQQINTSPFFVLNGDILIANFSLREMLVRFEQGMTGVLLSVHVPDIRPYGEIVSDGEGKIQAFREKQPICRAGYVNGAIYLFNQSIADAFPSDRENFSMERDVFPDVPNLYALETDADWIDIGVPERLADARKHF, from the coding sequence ATGCAAGCGATTATTCTGTGTGGTGGTCTCGCCACACGGCTCGGCGAGACTGCGAAAACCCTTCCGAAGATTCTGCTGGAAATCGCTGGGAAAACAGTCTTGGAATGGCAAATCCAATTGCTCAGAGATGTAGGTGTCAACTCGGTCATTCTCGCGTCCGGACACCTTCACGATGTGCTTTATGAACGCGTAGGAGACGCTTACGCTGGTATGCGCATCCATTATGCTAAAGAGGAAAAGAGGCTCGGTACTGGCGGTGCGGTTCAGAATGCGATGCAGCAGATTAACACATCGCCGTTTTTTGTCCTAAACGGCGATATCTTGATCGCCAACTTTTCGCTGCGGGAAATGTTAGTTCGATTTGAACAAGGAATGACAGGGGTGCTGTTAAGTGTGCATGTCCCGGACATCCGCCCCTACGGCGAGATTGTATCGGACGGTGAGGGAAAAATCCAAGCGTTTCGTGAGAAACAACCCATCTGTCGTGCGGGATATGTCAACGGGGCGATATATCTTTTCAATCAAAGCATTGCTGACGCGTTTCCAAGCGACCGAGAAAACTTCTCTATGGAGCGAGATGTTTTTCCGGATGTTCCCAATCTCTACGCTTTAGAAACGGACGCCGACTGGATTGATATCGGTGTTCCAGAACGTTTAGCGGACGCACGCAAACACTTTTAA
- the rsgA gene encoding ribosome small subunit-dependent GTPase A yields the protein MLLRFWEVESILTREQGRVIRARTGFYDVQHDHIILRCTLRGTLKRRYRSETGRRLYADPVAVGDWVIFTQLDMEEGVIEDILPRQTKFSRQYAGKHGDIEQVIVANAHQIVAVVSTLMPPLNFRTLDRFLILAEAGDMEAVVCLNKMDLVDEAQRTELATTFAVYEELSYPVIYTSINVPESLDALRKALKDKFSVIVGASGVGKSSLLNALQPSLDLRTGEVGIRTQKGRHTTTLVERFPLDIGGEVADTPGIREVGLWGVDTENLEHYFPEMEPYLGTCKYNDCAHVAEPDCAVQDAVEAGVIHAERYRSYVVLRTEEVGE from the coding sequence CTGCTTCTACGCTTTTGGGAGGTGGAATCTATCCTTACACGCGAACAAGGCAGAGTCATCCGGGCGCGGACAGGATTTTATGATGTCCAACACGATCATATTATCCTGCGATGCACACTCCGTGGCACACTCAAACGGAGATACCGATCTGAAACCGGACGCAGACTCTATGCCGACCCAGTTGCTGTTGGTGATTGGGTCATCTTCACACAACTTGATATGGAAGAGGGAGTGATAGAGGATATTCTGCCGCGTCAGACAAAGTTCTCGCGGCAATACGCCGGAAAACACGGGGACATTGAACAGGTTATCGTTGCGAATGCACATCAAATCGTAGCCGTTGTCTCTACGCTGATGCCGCCCCTTAACTTTCGGACACTCGATAGGTTTCTTATCTTGGCGGAAGCGGGGGACATGGAAGCGGTGGTATGTCTCAACAAGATGGACTTAGTGGATGAGGCACAACGAACGGAACTCGCAACGACCTTTGCTGTTTATGAGGAATTGAGTTACCCGGTTATCTATACCAGCATCAATGTGCCTGAGAGTCTGGACGCGCTCCGAAAGGCACTAAAGGATAAATTTAGTGTTATTGTTGGCGCGTCGGGTGTCGGTAAATCCAGTCTCCTGAATGCACTCCAACCCAGTTTAGACCTGCGCACCGGTGAAGTCGGTATCAGAACTCAGAAGGGACGGCATACAACGACCCTTGTCGAACGCTTTCCCTTAGACATCGGTGGTGAAGTCGCCGACACACCCGGTATACGGGAAGTCGGATTGTGGGGTGTAGATACAGAGAATTTAGAGCACTATTTTCCGGAAATGGAACCTTACCTCGGCACATGCAAATACAACGATTGCGCCCATGTCGCCGAACCTGATTGTGCTGTTCAGGATGCCGTTGAAGCAGGGGTAATACATGCAGAACGGTATCGGAGTTATGTCGTCTTGCGAACCGAAGAGGTAGGGGAGTAG
- a CDS encoding sulfatase-like hydrolase/transferase — MNIIHIISDTFRRDNLALYSGKGYTPSLNAFAEKCVVFDKAYVCGFPTVPIRGELVTGQVSICRRGWEPLKRDVPVIADDLTNTGVVSMMIADTPHHINNGFFYNRGFTGWKWIRGQEGDHLETHPYDYESKDALRYREYTRTHPNKLPGGLGNHIRNADFRQTEGDTYVAQTMQTACDWLERNHQHENFYLMVDTFDPHEPWDAPEWYLKRFDSSDYDGPEPIYPPYGPNPMNERETERLNALYRAEASLVDNWIGQLLRKIDYMGLMENTMVIFMADHGFLLGEHGLLAKNLSMYEEVIHIPLMVYHPEATPRRTDALTSIIDIPPTVIDVFGAERGAQVEGKSLLPVIMGDTDTGREYTVTHGAWVGGWSPDGGSPHGSITDGTWSLLLENQGAPNQLFHLPSDPEQMNNRFESDTAEARRLYQAFLDFLAQHGAPEAMVSEFQNRWQ, encoded by the coding sequence ATGAACATTATCCATATTATTTCAGACACATTTCGACGCGATAACCTCGCTCTCTATAGCGGAAAAGGATACACACCGTCCCTGAATGCTTTCGCGGAAAAATGTGTTGTTTTTGACAAAGCGTATGTCTGTGGTTTTCCGACTGTCCCGATCCGAGGCGAGCTCGTGACAGGGCAAGTCAGCATCTGTCGGCGAGGGTGGGAACCCTTGAAACGAGATGTCCCTGTCATCGCTGATGACTTAACGAACACTGGGGTTGTGAGTATGATGATTGCGGATACGCCGCATCATATCAACAATGGCTTCTTTTACAATCGCGGGTTCACGGGATGGAAGTGGATTCGCGGTCAAGAGGGGGACCACTTAGAGACCCACCCGTACGATTACGAATCAAAGGACGCATTGCGATATCGAGAGTACACACGAACACATCCCAATAAGTTACCCGGTGGACTTGGCAACCACATCAGAAATGCTGATTTTCGACAGACAGAGGGAGACACTTACGTCGCACAGACGATGCAAACGGCTTGTGATTGGTTAGAGCGAAACCATCAGCACGAAAACTTTTATCTGATGGTGGATACCTTTGATCCGCACGAACCGTGGGATGCCCCTGAATGGTATCTAAAGCGTTTCGATTCAAGCGATTACGACGGACCGGAGCCGATCTATCCACCCTACGGTCCCAATCCGATGAATGAACGAGAAACGGAACGTCTCAACGCCCTCTACCGCGCAGAAGCATCATTGGTTGACAACTGGATCGGGCAACTCTTGCGGAAAATCGACTATATGGGCTTGATGGAAAACACAATGGTGATTTTCATGGCGGACCACGGCTTCCTATTGGGTGAACACGGATTGCTCGCGAAGAACCTCAGCATGTATGAAGAGGTTATCCACATCCCACTCATGGTTTATCATCCAGAGGCGACACCCCGTCGGACGGATGCGCTCACCAGCATTATTGATATTCCGCCGACTGTTATTGATGTGTTCGGTGCGGAACGCGGGGCACAAGTGGAAGGTAAAAGTCTTCTGCCCGTTATTATGGGAGATACCGACACAGGACGCGAGTACACCGTTACGCACGGCGCATGGGTCGGTGGCTGGAGTCCTGATGGTGGAAGCCCGCATGGGAGCATCACCGATGGCACTTGGTCCCTGCTTTTAGAGAACCAAGGTGCGCCGAATCAGTTATTCCATTTACCTTCTGATCCGGAACAGATGAATAATCGGTTTGAATCAGATACGGCAGAGGCGCGTCGACTCTACCAAGCGTTTTTGGATTTCTTAGCACAGCACGGCGCACCAGAAGCGATGGTGTCAGAATTCCAGAATCGGTGGCAGTAG
- a CDS encoding O-antigen ligase family protein yields METISGKRILPFVVCLVFGCIIGGYSDTPLPLLSLLAATCAFVFLGMELAVYLLLIALPFSFRYILPGRFEIQTPTEPLLGMLIAVYCARRILDRVIQSGIGVPSYRDKSENTFPFFVPLCLYVFVTFLSAINTPDLFGTLKGALRATIYMLFSVIVHAVIQNRTSLKRLFIASFPSAAVAVIWTVIVLIYHIDAWQWTSAYRSAPFTNYSVYGAFTAIFFLVCLSRFLFDNSGYDRVLWTAWFICFGVGLLMCFSRGVWLSVIVAIGFMLLQLGKGVTHKKILFTGAACLILLVCLNLPGIYNILVERVTSAVDLSYASNRARLLRWGQAFVMFSESPILGKGYGAFAMLYEEDVALVGSYTAQYQLGAHSEYLQVMAELGIVGLGVWIWLNFAFLRYGFRALKTLGDGFYRAVVIGLMAAEISLMVHFIVNNLLNGDAIGVPFWGIYGLLPAVVQMANREKTSSETQDRV; encoded by the coding sequence ATGGAAACCATCAGTGGCAAACGCATTCTCCCATTTGTCGTCTGTCTCGTATTCGGTTGTATCATCGGTGGTTACTCGGATACACCGCTCCCACTTCTGAGTTTGTTGGCTGCAACGTGTGCTTTCGTCTTTTTAGGTATGGAACTTGCGGTCTATCTGTTGTTAATCGCTCTCCCATTTTCATTTCGCTACATTCTCCCAGGTCGCTTTGAAATTCAAACACCGACAGAACCCCTTTTAGGGATGCTCATCGCTGTTTACTGCGCGCGACGCATACTTGATCGGGTAATTCAGTCGGGAATCGGAGTTCCCTCCTACAGAGATAAATCGGAAAATACCTTTCCTTTTTTCGTCCCACTCTGCCTCTACGTCTTTGTTACATTCCTTTCTGCGATCAACACGCCAGATCTTTTTGGCACACTTAAAGGCGCACTCCGTGCGACAATCTACATGCTTTTCAGTGTGATAGTGCACGCTGTCATCCAAAATAGGACTTCTCTGAAACGGCTTTTTATTGCCAGTTTTCCGTCCGCTGCGGTTGCTGTCATTTGGACAGTTATCGTTCTCATTTATCACATAGATGCCTGGCAGTGGACAAGCGCGTACCGAAGCGCGCCATTTACGAATTATTCTGTTTACGGTGCGTTTACTGCTATCTTCTTCCTTGTCTGCCTGAGTCGTTTCCTCTTTGACAATAGTGGATACGACCGTGTGCTCTGGACAGCGTGGTTTATCTGCTTCGGTGTGGGTCTCTTAATGTGCTTTTCGCGTGGGGTCTGGCTATCGGTCATCGTCGCGATCGGGTTCATGCTGCTGCAACTGGGGAAAGGCGTTACGCATAAAAAGATACTGTTTACTGGTGCTGCATGCCTTATCTTACTGGTGTGTCTGAATCTTCCGGGCATCTACAACATTCTCGTCGAACGTGTTACATCTGCGGTGGATCTCAGTTACGCTTCAAACCGAGCGCGTCTCTTACGATGGGGACAGGCTTTTGTGATGTTCTCTGAAAGTCCTATTTTGGGTAAGGGATATGGCGCGTTTGCGATGTTGTACGAAGAGGATGTCGCACTTGTTGGAAGTTATACTGCACAGTATCAACTCGGTGCCCACAGCGAATACCTCCAAGTAATGGCGGAATTGGGAATCGTTGGATTAGGTGTATGGATATGGCTGAACTTTGCCTTCCTACGCTACGGGTTTCGTGCCCTCAAAACGTTAGGAGACGGCTTTTACCGTGCCGTGGTCATTGGATTGATGGCGGCAGAAATTTCATTGATGGTGCATTTCATAGTAAACAATCTGCTGAACGGGGATGCCATTGGGGTCCCCTTTTGGGGTATCTACGGATTATTGCCAGCTGTCGTGCAAATGGCGAATCGAGAAAAGACTTCATCCGAAACCCAAGACAGGGTATAA
- a CDS encoding sugar phosphate isomerase/epimerase: MRFGVCTGLENVNRLAEVGYDYIELGVRPGLMPEAGETEFQRIREQVAKAPLKPESYAGFIPGDLRVVGDVVDFSRLSRYVETACRRGNEIGGEIIVYGSSGSRSIEEGYSRERALAQIAEFLDMAADHAETHNMTIVIEPICWREGNILRTVADGLAMAKRVNRPGIKALADLYHIYQEEEPMQNIIDAAEWLAHVHIAEPVKRSYPGNDDFDFTDFFTSLQKAGYDGRVSCECKFDNFDEDVEVALETMKTYV, from the coding sequence ATGAGATTTGGAGTTTGTACAGGTTTAGAGAATGTCAATCGACTCGCAGAAGTCGGATATGACTACATTGAGTTAGGCGTGCGTCCCGGATTGATGCCTGAGGCGGGTGAGACTGAATTCCAGAGAATTCGTGAACAGGTAGCGAAGGCACCGTTAAAACCGGAATCGTACGCCGGGTTTATTCCGGGTGACTTGCGTGTCGTCGGCGATGTTGTCGATTTTTCGCGTTTATCTCGTTATGTAGAGACTGCGTGTCGTAGAGGCAATGAAATTGGTGGTGAGATTATCGTCTACGGCAGCAGCGGTTCTCGTAGTATAGAGGAAGGCTATTCGCGCGAACGTGCATTGGCACAGATTGCTGAGTTCCTCGATATGGCGGCGGATCATGCCGAAACCCATAACATGACGATTGTCATCGAACCCATTTGTTGGCGAGAGGGGAATATCCTCCGGACTGTCGCAGATGGACTCGCTATGGCAAAACGCGTGAATCGCCCCGGTATTAAAGCGTTGGCAGATCTCTATCACATCTATCAGGAAGAAGAACCGATGCAGAACATTATCGACGCTGCTGAGTGGCTCGCGCATGTTCATATAGCCGAACCTGTCAAGCGTTCCTATCCCGGAAACGACGATTTCGATTTCACAGATTTTTTCACGTCACTACAAAAAGCAGGCTATGACGGTCGCGTTTCATGCGAATGCAAGTTTGATAATTTTGATGAGGATGTTGAAGTAGCTTTGGAGACTATGAAAACGTATGTCTAA
- a CDS encoding zinc-binding alcohol dehydrogenase — protein MKGKRIVMPAKRSATLEDFELDEALTPNQILLKTHYSLISPGTEGAGYTGLESGTRFPHGSGYTAIGEVLKVGENVTKCAVGDLAFCYSPHASIAKTEAVLLALKPPLEIDEKLVPFVRMATVAMTSLRVSSAEFGDTVAVIGLGLVGNSASQLFNLAGMKVISIERVPRRLEIAQQCGIQHLINPDEEDTLERVIALTNGEKTAVTVEAIGNPRLVETAYQLTGTKGEVILLGSPRGEYVTDATAILNYSHSIGLGAITLRSAHEWIYPTMHTGESKHSLERNSRLVYSLMCEGKFKVEELLTHVIDPEDAQSAYDGLTDRKDEYLGVIMDWT, from the coding sequence ATGAAAGGCAAACGGATTGTGATGCCAGCGAAACGTTCAGCAACGCTGGAAGATTTTGAACTTGATGAGGCACTCACGCCGAACCAAATTCTCTTAAAAACGCACTATAGTTTGATTAGTCCCGGCACCGAAGGGGCAGGATATACAGGACTCGAAAGCGGGACACGGTTCCCACACGGCTCTGGCTATACGGCGATCGGTGAAGTTCTCAAAGTCGGTGAAAACGTAACGAAATGCGCTGTCGGAGATCTCGCTTTCTGCTATAGTCCACACGCTTCTATCGCCAAAACTGAGGCAGTCCTTTTAGCACTGAAACCGCCTTTAGAGATAGATGAAAAACTGGTCCCGTTCGTCCGAATGGCAACCGTTGCGATGACCTCTCTACGAGTATCTTCCGCCGAATTTGGGGATACCGTCGCGGTTATCGGTTTGGGGTTGGTCGGCAACTCCGCATCCCAACTCTTCAACTTGGCAGGTATGAAAGTCATCAGCATCGAGCGGGTGCCGCGTCGGCTTGAAATCGCCCAGCAGTGCGGTATTCAGCATCTGATTAATCCTGACGAAGAGGATACTCTGGAACGCGTCATCGCGTTGACAAATGGCGAAAAAACCGCAGTTACCGTCGAAGCGATCGGGAACCCGAGACTTGTTGAAACCGCATACCAATTAACAGGTACCAAGGGTGAGGTCATCTTACTCGGTTCACCGCGAGGTGAATACGTTACGGATGCGACAGCGATTCTGAACTATAGCCACAGCATTGGTTTAGGCGCGATTACGCTCAGAAGCGCGCATGAGTGGATCTATCCGACGATGCACACCGGTGAATCGAAGCATTCACTTGAACGCAACTCACGCTTAGTGTATTCACTGATGTGTGAGGGCAAGTTCAAAGTCGAAGAATTGCTGACGCATGTCATTGACCCAGAAGACGCACAATCTGCCTACGACGGATTGACAGATCGGAAGGATGAATATTTGGGTGTCATTATGGACTGGACGTAG
- the uppS gene encoding di-trans,poly-cis-decaprenylcistransferase yields the protein MNPFHAIKRRIEKFFYNAYQRRLESEATAWKIPRHIGVILDGNRRFAKASGLDDVIEGHHEGANKLEEVLHWCDELGVEIFSIWIFSLDNFKRAAHEVEGILGLIERKMRELVTIEGLHTNQIRVRAMGQIELLPSSLQEAIREAEEATQHYDKFILNVAVAYGGREEIIEAFRGHLKVESEAGKPVHQIADELTVDKITPYLYTSNLPDPELIIRTSGEVRLSGFLLWQSVYSEFYFCDTYWPSFRKIDFLRALRAYSQRKRRFGE from the coding sequence ATGAACCCATTCCACGCTATTAAAAGACGAATTGAAAAATTTTTTTATAATGCCTATCAGCGGCGTTTGGAATCCGAAGCCACTGCTTGGAAGATCCCACGTCATATTGGTGTAATTTTAGACGGAAATCGTCGCTTTGCGAAAGCCAGTGGGCTTGACGATGTCATTGAGGGGCATCATGAAGGAGCGAACAAACTCGAAGAGGTCCTCCATTGGTGCGACGAACTTGGCGTTGAAATTTTCTCAATCTGGATTTTCTCCCTTGATAATTTCAAACGCGCCGCACATGAAGTGGAAGGAATTCTCGGACTGATTGAAAGGAAAATGCGGGAACTTGTCACTATTGAGGGACTCCATACGAACCAGATCAGAGTACGTGCAATGGGACAGATAGAACTGTTGCCAAGTAGTCTGCAAGAAGCAATTCGGGAGGCAGAAGAAGCAACGCAGCATTACGACAAATTTATCTTAAATGTCGCTGTCGCTTATGGTGGGCGAGAGGAAATTATTGAAGCGTTTCGGGGACACCTGAAAGTCGAGAGTGAGGCGGGTAAACCTGTCCACCAGATTGCAGATGAACTCACGGTCGATAAAATTACTCCCTATCTTTACACCTCAAACCTTCCGGATCCTGAGTTAATCATTCGTACCAGCGGTGAGGTGCGGTTATCCGGGTTTTTGCTGTGGCAGAGCGTTTACTCAGAATTCTATTTCTGTGATACGTACTGGCCCTCGTTTCGGAAGATTGACTTTCTTCGTGCTTTGCGTGCTTATAGCCAGCGAAAACGACGATTTGGAGAATAA